The stretch of DNA GTTGTCCCCACATTGCCCACTGACCAGCCAAAAACGCTATTCCAAGCAGGAAAGTCAGCAGCAGCCCCGTACGAGCCTGGGTAATTTCGTCTTTGCGGGCGGCAAACCAAGCCCACTGCATAGTAGCCGAGCTTACCACAATGATGCAGGTAGTAATCAGGAAACCCGCCGGCAAATCAAATTCCAGCCAATTGCCCTCCTCGCGGCGAACAATATAAGCACTGGTATAAGCAGCGAAGATCATGGTAATGCTCACCATCATGAGCCAAAGCAGGAACCGCAGCGGATGAACTCCAGTGGCGGGCTGCTTACTAGTTAAAGCTTCTGCAGGATGCATAAGGTTGTTGTGTTAGAAAGTACCAAAGAGGAGCCTAGTAGGTCTCTAGGCCTGCTATTTGAGAACAAATAGCCGCTTGGTTTTGTGCACATTCAGCACGTTGTCGCTGGCTTTATTTCGTATTGCTTACGCTCATGGCCACAGGCTATATCCTATCCAGAACGAGCGCAATCTGTACAATGGGTAAATACAAAAAAGAGCCAAACATGATACTCATAGCCGCTTTTTTGCTGACTGTACGCATCAGGTAAAACGTTTGCATCAGGAACAACACTCCACAAATGGCAGCTACCATCGGATACGTTGTATTCGTCATGCCGAAATAAAACGGCAGCAGGCTCAACGGTATCAGAACCAGCGTGTATGTCATGATCTGAAAAGCAGTCCGTAAGTCCTTCTTTCCTGGCGTAGGCAGCATTTTGAAGCCTGCTTTCTTGTAGTCGTCGTCTAATACCCAGGCAATAGCCCAGAAATGGGGAAATTGCCACATAAACTGAATGCCAAACAGAATCCAGCCTTCCACCCCCAAGTATCCCGTAGCCGCTACCCAGCCTATCAAAGGTGGCAGCCCACCTGGAATAGCTCCTACTGCTACGCAAATGGGGGAAATAGTTTTGAGTGGTGTATAAATAAAGCCGTACAGAATCAGTGAAACCAGTGACAGGGCCGCTGCCAACGGATTAAAGAAATACGCTAGCAGCCCTAGGCCTATCACTCCCAACACCACGGTAAAAACCCAAGCTTCCGTAACCGACAGTACGCCCATGGGTAAGGGTCGTTTTGCCGTACGCTTCATCTGCTTATCA from Hymenobacter taeanensis encodes:
- a CDS encoding cytochrome c oxidase subunit 3, with the translated sequence MHPAEALTSKQPATGVHPLRFLLWLMMVSITMIFAAYTSAYIVRREEGNWLEFDLPAGFLITTCIIVVSSATMQWAWFAARKDEITQARTGLLLTFLLGIAFLAGQWAMWGQLVDNRIFFGGTDANPSGSFLYVLTGVHGFHLITGLIFLLVVLRKSFNYQVHSRQMLSIGNVTIYWHFLGALWLYLYLFLLLNH
- the cyoE gene encoding heme o synthase codes for the protein MSKARAFFQLIKFRLALTVAFSSAIGYLLGAHELDWGKALLVMVGGLAVTGSANTINQIFEIELDKQMKRTAKRPLPMGVLSVTEAWVFTVVLGVIGLGLLAYFFNPLAAALSLVSLILYGFIYTPLKTISPICVAVGAIPGGLPPLIGWVAATGYLGVEGWILFGIQFMWQFPHFWAIAWVLDDDYKKAGFKMLPTPGKKDLRTAFQIMTYTLVLIPLSLLPFYFGMTNTTYPMVAAICGVLFLMQTFYLMRTVSKKAAMSIMFGSFLYLPIVQIALVLDRI